Proteins from a genomic interval of Hoplias malabaricus isolate fHopMal1 chromosome 13, fHopMal1.hap1, whole genome shotgun sequence:
- the slc35b1 gene encoding solute carrier family 35 member B1 encodes MTAGKGAVKGSLWQSERVRFIICFLGVFICYFYYGILQETITRGDYSQGDKKEKFRYATTLVFIQCIINAAFAQILIKFFEGSKPDPTRSWLYGVCALSYLGAMVSSNSALQYVNYPTQVLGKSCKPIPVMILGVTILRKKYPMAKYLCVILIVSGVALFLYKPNKASTTSDDHVFGFGEMLLLLSLTLDGLTGVAQDHMRGRYQTGANHMMLNVNLWSTLVLGLTVLWTGEVWEFLSFADRYPRVIYNILLFGFTSALGQTFIFMTVVYFGPLTCSIVTTTRKFFTILGSVLLFGNVMSSMQWIGTILVFLGLGLDAKFGKTSKKTTH; translated from the exons ATGACTGCGGGGAAAGGCGCCGTGAAGGGTTCGCTGTGGCAGAGTGAACGAGTCCGGTTCATCATCTGCTTCCTTGGGGTCTTCATCTGCTACTTTTACTACGGAATACTGCAGGAGACTAT CACACGAGGGGACTACAGTCAAGGGGACAAAAAAGAGAAGTTTCGTTATGCAACAACACTCGTCTTCATCCAGTGTATTATCAATGCTGCTTTTGCCCAAATCT TGATCAAGTTTTTTGAGGGTTCAAAGCCAGACCCCACACGGAGCTGGCTCTATGGCGTGTGTGCTCTGTCTTATCTTGGGGCCATGGTGTCCAGCAACTCTGCTCTACAATATGTCAACTACCCCACACAG GTGTTGGGGAAGTCCTGTAAACCAATCCCAG TGATGATTCTGGGAGTGACCATTCTGAGGAAGAAATACCCCATGGCCAAATATCTGTGTGTGATtctgattgtcagtggtgtggcACTTTTCCTCTACAAACCCAATAAGGCCTCCACAACTTCAGATGATCATGTGTTTGGCTTTGGAGAAATGCTACTG CTCTTGTCTCTGACCTTGGACGGTCTGACGGGTGTGGCCCAAGACCATATGAGGGGGCGGTACCAGACAGGAGCTAATCACATGATGCTGAATGTGAACCTGTGGTCTACGCTGGTGCTGGGCTTGA CTGTGCTGTGGACCGGAGAGGTGTGGGAGTTTTTGAGTTTTGCTGATCGCTACCCAAGAGTCATCTACAATATCTTACTCTTCGGTTTCACCAGTGCACTAGGACAG ACCTTCATCTTTATGACGgttgtgtattttggacctCTGACCTGCTCTATTGTCACTACAACACGGAAGTTCTTCACCATCCTCGGCTCAGTGCTGCTGTTCGGAAACGTCATGAGCAGCATGCAGTGGATCGGAACCATCCTAGTGTTCTTag GTCTGGGACTGGATGCCAAGTTCGGAAAGACATCCAAGAAGACGACACACTGA
- the ndufa4a gene encoding cytochrome c oxidase subunit NDUFA4L: MLGTVSRQLRTHPSLIPLLVFIGGGCTMSLTYLARLGLRNPDVCWDKRNNPEPWNKLGPTDQYKFYSVNIDYSKLKKDRPDF, translated from the exons ATGCTGGGAACTGTCAGTCGACAGCTGAGAACCCATCCGTCT CTGATCCCCCTCTTAGTCTTCATTGGGGGTGGGTGCACAATGTCGTTGACTTACCTGGCTAGACTGGGTCTCCGTAACCCTGATGTCTG ctGGGACAAAAGAAACAACCCTGAGCCCTGGAACAAACTGGGGCCCACTGATCAGTACAAG TTCTACTCAGTGAACATTGACTACAGCAAACTGAAGAAGGACAGGCCTGACTTCTAA